From the genome of Gemmatimonas phototrophica, one region includes:
- a CDS encoding protein kinase domain-containing protein, translated as MTDIASRLGAALAERYEIERELGHGGMATVHLARDIRHGRTVAIKVLRPELAQAVGAARFLREINIAAQLQSPHILPLLDSGEADGLLYYVMPYIEGDSLRGLLAKEGTLAPSDAVRLLRDVVDGLAHAHRAGVLHRDIKPDNVMIADRHALLVDFGVAKAMRDATKQHDLTSIGFSLGTPSYMAPEQAAADPLIDHRADIYSVGVMAYEMLSGTLPFTGAPQAVMAAHISKAVPPLLTVTPHVPPALAQLIMRCLEKDPALRYQSAAELLEAMESLATPSMSTVVSRPPAARRSRMVLLAGMGVALVAVAGYFGTAALRRDQWVNSTGKPMLARLIEASDIDSIVTVALEIDRIAKNDSVTASLPGFMVRRAVITTMPAGATVCRASFADTTQWRCLGTTPTDSVWLPNRPGLFRFQKTGYRTTYRVEGPRPALVPLDSASAPHAEMERIAAGNFDTFLVGTDGNPELPLGEFRLDRFETSNRQYKAFVDAGGYRDSSYWEHPFREDGTALSWAQAMAKFVDRSGLPGPATWEGGDYPAGKGDFPVGGVSWYEAAAFAKFAGKSLPTLYHWARAASVYQSRFVVPYSNLESKDALPVGTLRGVSWAGVSDMAGNVREWCFNDAGASGRYILGGGFSDATYSFVDAYAQPPMSRAAINGFRLALYAPNEPSLAAASAPISRAVTDYAKETPVSAAIYAAYLPQFDYDKSALNAKVEQRDTTPENWIVERVSFDAAYGGERMAAWIYLPKRATPPYQTVVMFPGSGSIGAAPSTSTPDTRISFLPQAGRVAVFPIFKSIHERSDSLRSDIPDRSIFWRDHVIMWVKDYRRTLDYLSTRADIDSTKLAYFGYSWGGNMGGIIPAVEPRIKASMLYVAGLTMERSRPEVDPFNYLPRVTSPVLMLNGKYDYFFPSETAQKPFYQLLGSPAADKKYKVYEGGHDVPRTELIKESLAWLDRYLGPVSSRSPGRR; from the coding sequence ATGACCGACATTGCCAGCCGGCTGGGCGCTGCCCTTGCAGAACGTTACGAGATTGAGCGGGAGCTGGGGCACGGGGGTATGGCCACCGTGCATCTGGCGCGCGATATCCGCCATGGTCGTACCGTGGCCATCAAGGTGTTGCGCCCCGAGCTTGCCCAGGCGGTAGGTGCGGCGCGTTTTCTGCGGGAGATCAACATCGCCGCGCAGCTGCAGTCGCCGCACATTCTGCCGCTGCTCGATTCGGGGGAGGCGGACGGGCTTCTGTACTACGTCATGCCGTACATCGAGGGCGATTCACTGCGTGGTCTGCTCGCCAAGGAGGGCACGCTGGCGCCGTCGGACGCAGTGCGTCTGTTGCGCGATGTGGTGGACGGGTTGGCCCACGCTCACCGTGCTGGCGTGTTGCACCGTGACATCAAGCCAGACAATGTCATGATTGCCGATCGGCACGCGTTGCTGGTGGACTTTGGTGTGGCCAAGGCCATGCGCGATGCCACGAAGCAGCACGATCTCACCAGCATCGGCTTTTCGCTTGGCACCCCGAGCTACATGGCGCCGGAGCAAGCCGCCGCCGACCCCCTCATCGATCATCGTGCCGACATTTATTCAGTTGGCGTGATGGCGTATGAAATGCTGTCGGGTACCCTGCCGTTCACCGGTGCACCACAGGCCGTCATGGCGGCGCATATCTCCAAAGCGGTTCCGCCGCTGCTCACGGTCACGCCGCATGTCCCGCCTGCGCTGGCGCAGCTGATCATGCGCTGCCTCGAGAAGGATCCGGCGTTGCGCTATCAGTCGGCAGCAGAACTGCTCGAGGCCATGGAGTCGCTGGCGACGCCATCGATGTCCACCGTGGTGTCACGACCTCCGGCCGCTCGCCGCTCACGCATGGTCTTGCTGGCCGGAATGGGAGTGGCCCTCGTGGCCGTGGCAGGCTATTTCGGAACGGCGGCGCTGCGTCGCGACCAATGGGTGAACAGCACCGGCAAGCCCATGCTGGCGCGGTTGATTGAAGCCAGCGATATCGACAGCATCGTGACTGTCGCACTCGAAATTGATCGTATTGCGAAGAACGATTCCGTCACGGCGAGTTTGCCGGGATTTATGGTGCGTCGTGCGGTGATAACGACCATGCCGGCCGGCGCGACGGTCTGTCGCGCCTCGTTTGCCGATACCACGCAGTGGCGATGCCTCGGCACCACCCCCACCGATTCCGTGTGGTTGCCGAATCGTCCCGGATTGTTCCGGTTTCAGAAGACGGGTTATCGCACCACCTATCGCGTGGAGGGGCCGCGACCCGCGCTCGTCCCGCTCGATAGCGCGTCGGCTCCGCACGCGGAAATGGAACGGATTGCCGCCGGGAACTTCGACACCTTTCTGGTAGGAACCGACGGGAATCCGGAGTTGCCCTTGGGCGAATTCCGGCTCGACCGCTTTGAAACATCCAATCGTCAGTACAAGGCGTTTGTCGACGCCGGCGGCTATCGGGACTCGAGCTACTGGGAGCATCCGTTTCGCGAGGATGGTACCGCGCTCTCGTGGGCGCAGGCCATGGCGAAGTTCGTCGATCGCAGTGGACTTCCTGGGCCGGCAACATGGGAAGGTGGCGACTACCCGGCGGGGAAGGGCGATTTCCCCGTGGGTGGTGTAAGCTGGTACGAGGCCGCGGCGTTCGCGAAGTTCGCCGGCAAGTCGTTGCCGACGCTGTATCACTGGGCCCGGGCCGCCAGTGTATACCAATCGCGCTTTGTGGTGCCGTACAGCAACCTCGAAAGCAAAGACGCACTGCCGGTTGGCACACTGCGCGGCGTGAGCTGGGCTGGTGTGTCCGATATGGCCGGCAATGTGCGCGAGTGGTGCTTCAACGATGCGGGCGCGAGTGGCCGGTACATTCTGGGCGGCGGGTTCAGCGATGCGACGTATTCGTTTGTGGATGCGTACGCACAGCCTCCCATGAGTCGTGCGGCCATCAACGGTTTTCGCCTCGCACTCTACGCGCCCAACGAACCCAGTCTCGCCGCCGCATCGGCACCCATCTCACGCGCGGTGACCGACTATGCCAAGGAAACCCCGGTATCCGCGGCGATCTACGCCGCCTACCTGCCGCAGTTCGACTACGACAAGAGTGCGCTCAACGCCAAGGTGGAACAGCGCGATACCACGCCGGAGAACTGGATTGTTGAGCGGGTGAGTTTTGATGCCGCGTACGGTGGGGAGCGCATGGCGGCGTGGATCTACCTGCCCAAACGCGCGACCCCGCCGTATCAGACCGTCGTGATGTTTCCGGGATCGGGGTCGATTGGAGCGGCGCCCAGCACCAGTACACCCGATACGCGGATCAGCTTTTTGCCGCAGGCCGGTCGTGTGGCCGTGTTCCCGATTTTCAAGAGCATCCACGAGCGAAGCGACAGCCTGCGCAGCGACATCCCCGACCGCTCCATCTTCTGGCGCGATCACGTGATCATGTGGGTCAAAGACTATCGCCGTACGCTCGACTACCTGAGCACGCGGGCCGATATCGACAGCACGAAGTTAGCCTATTTCGGCTATAGCTGGGGTGGCAACATGGGTGGGATCATTCCTGCCGTCGAACCGCGCATCAAAGCGAGCATGTTGTACGTCGCCGGCTTGACCATGGAGCGCAGTCGACCGGAAGTGGATCCCTTCAACTATCTGCCGCGCGTGACATCGCCGGTGCTGATGCTCAACGGCAAGTACGACTACTTCTTCCCGTCGGAAACGGCGCAGAAGCCGTTCTACCAACTCCTGGGCTCTCCGGCGGCCGACAAGAAATACAAGGTGTACGAAGGTGGTCATGATGTGCCGCGCACCGAATTGATCAAGGAATCCCTGGCGTGGCTGGACAGGTATCTGGGGCCGGTGTCCAGCCGGTCACCTGGACGGCGCTAA
- a CDS encoding ArsR/SmtB family transcription factor, with the protein MQDTLSQTFSALADPTRRAILARLRQGEASVTQIAEPFLGQMTLPGVTKHLKVLERAGLVTKGREAQWRPCTLNAAPLKDAAAWMDEYRAHMEASLDRLGEYLKTVTAQVTAPVTTPTPTPTPTPTPSHPDDVSR; encoded by the coding sequence ATGCAGGACACGCTGAGCCAAACCTTCTCCGCCCTCGCCGACCCCACCCGCCGCGCCATCCTGGCGCGCCTGCGGCAGGGGGAGGCCAGTGTCACCCAGATCGCCGAGCCGTTTCTGGGGCAGATGACGCTCCCGGGAGTCACCAAGCACCTCAAGGTGCTGGAGCGGGCCGGGCTCGTCACCAAAGGGCGCGAGGCCCAATGGCGCCCCTGCACGCTCAACGCCGCGCCGCTCAAAGACGCCGCCGCCTGGATGGACGAGTATCGCGCCCACATGGAAGCGAGCCTCGATCGCCTGGGCGAGTACCTCAAGACCGTCACAGCCCAAGTCACAGCTCCCGTGACCACGCCCACGCCCACCCCCACCCCCACCCCCACCCCGAGCCACCCCGATGACGTCAGCCGATAG